The genomic region GTCTTAATCAGGATTACAGGAGAtgttataaagagaagaaactggaagccagggTAAGAGAAAATCAGAGAGAAGCTAGGAGTCAGCGGGacctgggagggagaggagaggacatCGCCAAGTGACTGTGGGGAGCCAAGGAACCCAGCCATCACccgcagccagcaccagaatgttagACCGTGGTGGGAAAGCGTATCCTTGCTGACGCCtcggttttggacttctcctggccaGGACActgagagccaataaattcctgttgtttaagccaacccgttgtatggtatttgtcacagcagcctagCAAACGAGGGCACTGATCTACCACTGCTTTGTCCTATGCACTGCAGCACCTGTTAGAAggatgtagggaagcagatgtggctcaagtgactgggcttccctCTACCCCATGGGCAgacccagtttcaatccccgggacctcctagtgaaggcgcgagcctgcgtggcgagccaaggGCCCGCGGGGGGAGCCACACAGCCaaatgatgacgcaacaaaagagaccaagcggagagtcaaggcgagaggcaacagaaaccaggaactgaggtggcgcaggtgacagggaacctctctccacattggaggtccctggGGTCGAAtgccggtgaatcctagaggagaaaatgaaaagacaaaaagagaaatagatacagaagatcacacagtgaatggacacagacagcaaaaaacagcaggcgGGAgtggggaggaaaaagaaaataaaaaaaaagagctacgGGGAATTCCTGGCAGAGGGAGGAGAACGCAGTCACTCAGACGAACACAAGCAGGGGCACGGGACAGCGGGGGTCAGGCTGGAGACAGCGGGGGGCAGGCCACATGAGAAGCTGCTGGATGGGAGTGGGGTCCCAAGGGGGGTGTCTGGGGTGACCCCAGTATGTCTCTGAATTAGCCATCAATTGCAAGAACCAGAAGGCACATGCTCCTTTTTCTGGACTCACCTGTAGTTTGTGATTCTATTGTGGTACTTGTTACTTTTGAGCTAATCCACAGCATTTCTTGAGGACCGTTATGTACAGAGGTCTGAAGTCACTGCAATTTTCAGTATCATTGTATATGAGGATaaaatccctgccctcagaaGCTTACAATCAAGAAAGGCTGTTATGGAAAAATCCCCAAGTAATGATAATATAAGTCAAATTAAAATAACTTCCACCTATCTTTCATCTCTGTCTGCTCCAATGTCTGGTACAAAGGTGTTTAATATATGTTTGCCAAACGTCAGTACACATTGGGTGCCATCTACATTATTTATTGTTCCAAAGGGAATTCAGCTGTTTCACTGATTTTCAAAGGTAACACCCAGCATTGTTCAGACATGAACTGTACTTGTATTAGTAATTCATGATTATACAGTCTCCAACCATTTCATTAGCCCAAATGTTTTACAACAGTTATGTGCTTCCACAGATAGTCTATGTGATAAAATAACTTTAGAAATGTTAACTCATCTTGGCAAACCAAGCAACATCTAATAAGGCATTTCTTATCTTCCATCTTATACCAAAAATTCAATGGTATGTGTAAGTGATCTCTGCCCTCAGCCGGACACACAATTCAATGACACCATGCTCAGTTACCTTGAAAATGTAAACAGTATATgtgtgcctctctctctctctctttttaattctCATGAGACAACACAAGCATTTCGGTATTCAGATATCATAATTGAATTCATGTGGATCTTTGAATACTTGGGCTTCAAATTCCATCTGGCTCTGTAAAATAAAAGCACTCAAGTTAATAGAGACTTCCACGCAAGGGAGAACAAACAAAATGTTGTACTTGTCTCCTCTATGTAAAGAGACAGGTTAGCTGAAGAAGTGTGGGATTCTGATTTCCACACATTTTTCACTCACAGAGCTGGATTCTGGGGACACCAAAAGATGAACAAGACTGCAGAGATCCAGCTCCCCAGGAGTGTCTGGCGTGGTGACAGAGACCAGTCCAAAAGCCGGCCAGAAAGGGCAGTGTGCTGAGCACGCACGGGGCCTCGGGCGTCCCGGGGCACGAGCTGGTCCCAGGCGGCCGGGGCAGTGGGCCAGGGgcttccctgtgtaggggaggccGGGCTGACAGCCGGGGTGAGGAGGGCTCGTGGCCCCACACCAGGAGAAGCCGAGAGTCTTCATGGGCCTGCTAGTCATGGACAAGAGTGGGCTCAGGATGAGAAGCTGGATGGCAGGGCAGTTCATAAATCTCCACAATTCCTTCAAGAAACTTGGCTGTGAAACAGACAGACTTTGGGCAGGAAGAAGCAGCAGATGTGGAATCAGggtctctctccttcctttccttttcctccctccctcccttggcTTTCTCGCTTCATTTCTAATATAGGACAGGTTTAGATCTGTTTACATTTTGGAGAGAAGGTGTAAGTCAGAGGGCAAAGGCAGAAGACGTAAGTAAAGGGTGAAGCGGTTGCTGAGGAAACGGAAGGAGATAGATCCAGAACTCTCCATCAGTGTTTGGGATTCATTCACTCACCCATTTGTTCATTCAGTCAACATGTATTAGGCACCTATCTGTACTAGGCATGGAGTTTGGAGGTAACAGGGGGAGAAAGACAAGAGTCTGCCCTCAGGGAGATTACATGCCAGTTGTGGAATCAACAGTGAGTAAGTGAGTAAATATGTCCCTTTGGGTGATAAgtactatgaagaaaaataatgcagggCTAGGAGGCAGAAAGGGAAGACAGGGTGATTAGGATGGCCAAGTTGAGACTCTGGGATCAGAGACAGGAATGAAGGCTGGGGAAGAATGTTCTGGAAGGTGGGCGGTGAGCTGGGTGGTTTCAGAACACAGCCATAAGGCCAGCAGAGCTCCAGGGGTACGAGAGCGGGAGGCAGTAGGGGATGAGGCTGGAGAGAGAAAGGGGCCACCGGGAGGACTCTGGAGCCACAGTGGCGGGCTCCAGGCAAGTCAGGGGCATGACAAGGTTTGTGTCTTTAAAATATCCTGGATGTTGTGGAGAAGAGTCAGGAGGGGCAACACCGGCAGCAGAAAGCTAACGGTGGCAGCCAGGCGACAGGCGAAGATGGTTTAATTTAGATGGTGGCCGGTCAGCGTGTGGAGAAGAGGTTCTACTCAGGCTGTGTGTGAAGGAGAAGCTAATACTTCTCCAAGAGTGGAGTCAGGATGGCTTTTGACTGAGCCACTGATGCACAGAGGTGCCGTTTACTAATGCACGGGATTGAGGAAGGACATGTTTTAGGGGGAAAACAAGAGATTGTTGAGGACATTTTGAGTCGGCAGCAGGAGAGACAGTCTAGAGGGTAATATGTACCACATGGCTCCAGCTCCTTAGTATCCCTCAGTGAATCCTTATCCCCTTCAAGCCAAAAGGCAAGCTCTAAGCACCACAGGACGTGGCTTTTCTATGCAGCTCCAATCTCATCCCAAGCCAAACGCTCTTCCACTATAGATTCCTCTGCAGTACCTCCTCTCTTCCACCTTGCTCCCTCCCTCTCTGTCTTTGCGTACATCACTCTGTTCTCTTGACTGTCCTTCCCATTTAAACTAGCTGACCACTGTGTCCTCCAATTACTCAGTTCTCCAGGCGAGTTTTCCTTGTCCCACCAGCCACGTCACAGGTCATCCCACACCACTGGTTTCGAGGTCCCTCTTTTCTGCTTCCACACCACCCTGTGCATATGTCTAGGGACCCTGGAACCAGGGTGTCTGGGCTCGAGTTCTGGCTCCTTCACAATGAGTgagtgaacttgggcaagttacctaaactctctgagactcagtttcctcatctgaaagaGGAGGACGATAATACTGTCCACTTTGTAGAATTGTTGGGGGGACTAAATGAGGCGATTTGGGGCATAGCACCTATGACAGCACATGGCACATGAGTCACCATGCAAGTCACTATTATTATAACAATAGTTACCACACTGTTGTGTAATTATTTTCACGCTGATTTTTCCTAAGAAATAAAAACCCTAGGGTGCAGCCACTGAGCTTTTCTCATCTTTGTTTCTGGCATGTATTAAACCTCATTAATTGTTTTATATGCGAATACATGGGAAAAAAGTAGGAATGGGCATAATAATATCATGAAAAGAATCAGCAGGTATTTTTCTCAGTGGTCCTCCTCTCTTTAGAAGCCATTCTCTGTGCCTGAACAAATACAAGAAATCCTGGCTTGTTGGGCCTGGATTATATTTCAGTTGTGGTTCTGGGAAAGAACTACTGTTACCTTAGGGTCAGGTAGACAGGGTCCAAAAGCTTCTAACAGAAGGGTCTCCTCTCTGACGGCCTGTTCATAGTCTGCAAAGGACAGCTTCCCATCATGGTCGCAGTCCTGGAGGAGGACAAGGAGCCTGGGAGGCCACAGCCCACAGCACACGTGTCTGCACAGATGTGCTATCTTTCCATTGTAAAGCAAGGAAGGAGAATGCTAAGAGGCTCAGTAGGAAACCTGAAAAGAACTTCCAGCATTGTAATAAAAGAACGCAATTCAAGTGTTTAATTTCACCCAGCAGGAATATGATGACTACCATGATTTTAAATCTCATATCCGGCCAGTGCATTTCAATATAAAACCTTAAATCATCCATATTTACCATTTTCTTAAGTGTTATTTCCACCAAATCTTTGATTCCTTCATCAGGATCTTCTTCAGATGGCTGTTTGAGAAGGCTGTTCTTCAACATGTGAAACATTTCCTCCTTTGAAATGAATCCATCACCATTCAAATCAAACACGTCAAAGCAATCTTTTCAAAAGATAACAAATTATAATTTTGATACAATCACTAAGGTAACACTTGCTCTGATAAAGTTTTCAGAGCCAACCTCCATGCTGCCGGTGCTTTCATCAGCCTCACAGTTAGAGTGCAATCTGACATTCACAGTAAATGCTTAATATATGCAGTTGTTTATATTCACTAATCTTTGGAGGACTGTGCCTTATACTGAGCTATGGAAAAGCATGCTGATGAACAGTAACTTGGATCTTTTCATCTTGAAACTCTAGGGAAACTGATTAAATTAGGACCCTTAAATCAGAGATAACCAGAATCAATAAAGAACTAATTAAGGGTTACTCAATCAGTTGATTAATAATCAGGACAGTTGAATCAAGATTCTCTAGTTTTACTGTGACAGTATAGGTAATGAAATGTGTAAAACACTTAATATTTAAACCCGTGTGCATAATTAGCATGGAATCTTGCTAGGCATGAATTAATCCTCAGaatctcttaatttttcttttcaatatatattttgtattcatttcatatcattaaCTTGAATAAAGAGGCTAATGGAgattaaaatgaacaaataaacccACTTCACTGGGTTGAAGAACATTGgtttaaatactttaaatgttAATCATAATGTAcaatcaaaataatttaaaatgggaaaatctgAAATcttacatttcattttttcttccaaaGTTCCTCGAAGAAACAATGACAGTCCATTAATCCACTCTGATATATTTACACAGCCGTCATTATCTTTATCAAACCCTCGGAATACTAATGGGAGAGAAGAGCAATGTCACACTTGTGGCGCCTTGTCATTCTCAGGAATATACTTTTTTCTAGAGAAAATTTTAGGATCAGATAGTCTAATATTCTCATTTgaaaaaggaggaaatcaaggcatTATAAACATTGGAAAactttcacattttctctttctattttgtggaaacaaaaaaaaataacaactccTTAATGtctaataaataaacaaagaagaaaatttaatataGTAATATTAAATATGTAAGTTTCCATTGTGATACCCAGGAAAAATAATGCTACTATGTAACTGgctatattttaatgtttattggAATACTTTCTATGgtgaaaatacatttaaatatcttttaaaaacaatttagttTCTATTACATTACTAAGTAGAAATATAATTGTTTTGTGCTTTCTGACATAAAGGGAATCCTAGATATTTAACCTGTCTTTGCCCTCTTGTTAAATGCACAAAAATGAgctgattttatttcctttcctatgATCTATGCaaaactaaatttttattttcaagtgaaATTGGAAATGTAGAACATTACATTTCCTAACAAGAATATGTCCAAATTCCAAAAATTTTAATCAGGTAAGGCTGGATTTGGCTTTCTTGAATCTCATGTGTTTACTTACCTCTGTCCATAATCATGTCATCTGTCATTCCAAAAGTCATGTGCAAGATGTTTCGAAATGCATTACGATCCAGTCCAATGACTGTACTTTGCCGTTCTGTTATCTCTCCCACCAAGTTATAAAAGAGATTTACAAGACAGCTCACTTCATGTTTATTaactgtaaaagaataaaattaagatAACAAAAATGTATTCTTATTGCTAAATATTAACTTAAATTCTGCATTAAGGATTATCGACATTAAATACATTAAATACATACTAGTCACCAGAAAATATTCCTGTTTTGAGATTCATGACCCGAAGCTAACAGAGCATGGTCAGTGCTCCACTATCCACTGAAATACAAGTAGCATCACCTCTAGATAAGAGCTGAATATTAGACAGATGCAGTTTTGTTAGCCAAGCCGGTAGAGGTCTGGTTAAGAATAATAAATGCCCTTTTAAGAGTAGGAATGTTCCTTTCAGCATTATGATCATAGGTATTCATGAGGTTGGTAACTTCACTTTCCATGCTCAAATTCTTCTCCCTGGAAACAGACCCCAGGTTCCTAAAAAACAGGCCATAATTTTCATTTCCACTTAGTTTTAGTAAATTCATAAGAAAAAATTTGTAAATCAGAATCACCTATTTTCTAATAAAGAGCTTTTAaagatgtgtgtatgtataaatgtATGATATGTCTTTAGCTATGTTACTACAGTGATATGTTGAAAATAAACATACCTGGTGGAAAGGGTCAAAGAGAAGAAACCAAGCAGTCTTTGTAGTGCTTTAAGGCAAAACGTgtggaaataaacaaaaaggaaCCCAATTTGGTACCCACTGTGGACCATGTGAAATTAACATGTAACTATTCAGTATTCCTTTGGAGGAAGGAACATTTTACATAAAACATAGATACTTGCCAATACACATAATTGCTTAAAGGGTGGTGTTTATAAAGACCTAGCTAATTATTTGTGTTCCAATACCCATTTGAAGTTTGTAGATGGAAGGGTTATTACCTGGCAGTAAGAACATAAAAGTGAGTCTAAGTATGAAGTAAGGgtggaagattttattttaaaacaagataAAATTACAGTTGAACAAGAAAAACAACTAGGATGAAACTTGTGTACACAAAAAAGCAACAGCACACAGGAATCGGGAATCACACTTCATCACCAGGCACTAAGGGCCCCAGGCTTGCATGTTATTTCTGGTTTGGGGCACTgcaatttaagaagaaaattgaaaacttcagaaaataatttgaaatttagTGAGTAAATTGATTAAATAACaggaaaaatacatgaaagattatgattttaaaaaagagctgTTAGTGGTTGAGGAAGAAAAGCCTGCATGAATATTGATCTACTAACTGTCTTAATGTGTGTGAAATGCTAGTAGAGGGGATGTTGGTTAGCTATTTTTCCATCTTGGctgaaatataaatgaaataaaatctgtTTAACTATGACTATGAAGATTAAccttaagaaaatattatttcttgCTGAAATGTTTCTCAACTTttagaatataatattaaatgaaattaggGAAATTCAAGAGTAGATTTTCATATTTTGGGAATAGTCTAAAGGTATCCTGAAGATCATATCAGGCATAGTGGATTTAGTAGTCATTCACTTAAGAGCCATTCTCTGATTCTacaaattttattcatttcatcCTTGTGGTTTTATCATCTGGCAATGATAATAAAATGTGATCTTAGGGGAAAGGTCTgctatttaaaacaatttaaaattattttaatgtttatgaTATGCAATTATATATATAGAATTTAACTAGGAATCATCAAAGATTCTGTTTCACTTTAAACATTTTATGCAAGGACAGAAATCAGAAGTTGACAGTTTTTTCACCAATCTTTTCACTTAACTTTTAAGATGTACACCCACCTTTCGACTGTTCACAGGATATCTGTTTGCAATATATTGCACTTACTGAATGGGCTAAATAAGATCCGGTGTTTTGTACAGCAGTTATTACATTATTTATGAGTACTTATTCACAATATTTGCTATCAAGATCTGTACTTTTCCAAGAAATGAAAGCATCCAAACCACATTCATGGCTTCTAAGTCCATGGACTATTCTGTTTTTCCAGCCTCAGCACAACCTTAAAGTTTCCTATGAAATTCGAATACTACATTTCAAAACGTGTGGATAGGGGAGATATCTCATTTTGTCACTACAAGTCTCCTTTGCCTTTAAACCCTATCAGCAACTGGAAAGTGGAAGATGAGTTGGGAAGAGATTCATTATCATCTGTTTAGTTTTGTCCAGTACTTTGGTATGCAAATAAATCTTCTTGCTAAAAGATCGTTTTCCATGTCACTTCAACTCACCTTTCCTAGCAATGTTCAGACACTGATAACCATGGTCCCCTATGGATCTCTTGCTAAGATTCCACCTTTTGGATCTCGCCAGGTTATTTGCTCTAAAAAGAGGTAGAAGGCAGGGTAAAGTTCATGGCGTAGGTTGGTTATGCCACTTTTCTTGAGTCTAGTGGTTTTAGTACTTATTTTACTCCTCGGTCTGAGGTTAAAATCACGTGTCTTGAAGGCATATAAATCATTTGTCTATAATGTAAAAATAAGTTAGGAAGAGGGTTTGAGAAGCAAGAAAGTGCATGCGTGGGAGTGAAGTGATAAACGCCTGGAGGCCGGTCCTTAAAGATCCTGGGCGTGGGTGCCTTCCCGGAGCTCTCTAGCTTCCAAAGAGAAGCCAGACTTCTCTTGggaaggtgggggtggagagagacGCATCAGCCGGGATGGGGTTGCGCAGTTAAACGGGCTCCGGAGTGGGCATCAGCCCTGGTTTGCATGTCCAACACTTAACTCTTACTTACAGTGTTTGCAATTTTTAGCTAAGTTGTCCGTCAACTTCTGCAGTTTCTTGCGATTCATGCTGGGCGCCCAGTGAATGGGGTGGGGTCTGCGGCGGGTGTCTCCGGGTGCTCCGTTACCGGGGTCCTCTCGAGCTCTGGGGCTGGGCAACCGGGCCCCGGCGCGTGGTGGGCGTGAGCGCTGTCCTAACACACAACGTGGCCATGGCAACGGCGCGGCCTGCAGCCCATTGGCTCCCCGGCTGTGCGCTCAGGGCGCGTGCTCTGCCCAAGGCACACCAAGGCCATGGCAACGGGGAGACCGGCCGCCGATTGGCTCCCAGGCCAGTGGGCGCCGGGCGCGTGCGCTGTCTTAACTCGCCCCGTGGCCATGACAACGGCTCAGCCAGGCGCCGATTGGCTCCCGGGCCGGTGCGCTCGGTGCGCGTGCGCTCTCCTAACACACAACGTGGCCATGGCAACGGCAGAGCCGGTTGCGGATTGGCCCCGCGCGTGGTCCCACTTGGAGTTTCAACCCCGCACGCTGCGGAGAGTATTCTGATAGCTGACATTGG from Dasypus novemcinctus isolate mDasNov1 chromosome 14, mDasNov1.1.hap2, whole genome shotgun sequence harbors:
- the CLXN gene encoding calaxin, which codes for MNRKKLQKLTDNLAKNCKHFNKHEVSCLVNLFYNLVGEITERQSTVIGLDRNAFRNILHMTFGMTDDMIMDRVFRGFDKDNDGCVNISEWINGLSLFLRGTLEEKMKYCFDVFDLNGDGFISKEEMFHMLKNSLLKQPSEEDPDEGIKDLVEITLKKMDCDHDGKLSFADYEQAVREETLLLEAFGPCLPDPKSQMEFEAQVFKDPHEFNYDI